One genomic segment of Arachis duranensis cultivar V14167 chromosome 4, aradu.V14167.gnm2.J7QH, whole genome shotgun sequence includes these proteins:
- the LOC107483496 gene encoding protein FAR1-RELATED SEQUENCE 11 isoform X2 — protein sequence MSEGTSLVLESSENCTDLSQDEIGTIEETPEETILSRQTSVNLVPFIGQRFVSQEAAYEFYCSFAKQCGFSIRRHRTRGKDGVGRGVTRRDFTCHRGGYPQVKPSDDGKMQRNRKSSRCGCQAYLRIVKKSDFDVPEWRVTGFSNVHNHELLKSNEVRLLPAYCTISPDDKSRICMFAKAGMSVRQMLRLMELEKGIKVGCLPFTEMDVRNLLQSFRNVERDNDAIDLIAMCKRLKDENPNFKYEFKIDSNNRLEHIAWSYSSSVQSYESFGDAVVFDTTHRVDAYDMLLGIWLGVDNHGMTCFFGCTLLRDENMQSFSWALKAFMGFMKGKSPQTILTDHNMWLKEAIAVEMPETKHAFCIWHILSKLSDWFSVLLGSHYDEWKADFLQLYNLELMEDFEEGWRQMIDKYRLHTNKHIISLHSLRMFWALPFLRRYFFAGLTSTSQSESINAFIQRFLSAQSQLDHFVEQVADIVDFNDRVGLKQKMQRKAQKVCLKTGSPVESHAATVLTPYALSKLQDELVLAPQYASFLVDEGCFQVRHHTQTDGGCKVFWVPCQAHITCSCHLFEFSGTLCRHVLRVMSTNNCFHIPDQYLPTRWRGGGLSSVNQFRGVTTRDQPERMQFLESMVSTLIMESIETEERLDVACEQMSVALSRIKALPRPPAHGVNDITYSYSSDSLILPEVEDTDGIIHGFANPHDSIALGKLKERRARDVVDVTRKRRQFPGPLCGQYVHDPSDCSIMAGDNLGGDGLGYL from the exons ATGTCAGAAGGAACCAGTCTGGTGCTGGAATCGTCCGAGAATTGCACAGATTTGTCTCAGGATGAGATTGGCACGATTGAGGAAACACCAGAGGAAACAATTTTATCAAGACAGACTTCTGTCAACCTTGTTCCTTTTATTGGTCAGAGATTTGTTTCTCAAGAAGCTGCTTATGAATTCTATTGCAGTTTTGCTAAGCAGTGTGGCTTTTCTATTCGGCGACACCGCACTCGAGGGAAGGACGGTGTTGGTCGCGGAGTCACAAGGAGGGATTTTACTTGCCATCGTGGTGGATACCCCCAGGTCAAACCTTCTGATGATGGGAAGATGCAAAGGAACCGCAAATCATCTCGTTGTGGTTGCCAAGCATACTTGCGTATTGTTAAAAAGTCGGATTTTGATGTCCCTGAGTGGCGTGTTACTGGCTTTAGCAATGTCCACAATCACGAGTTGTTAAAATCTAATGAGGTGCGGCTTCTTCCGGCATACTGCACAATATCTCCTGATGACAAGAGCCGCATATGCATGTTTGCTAAAGCAGGGATGTCAGTGAGGCAAATGTTAAGATTGATGGAACTAGAGAAAGGCATCAAAGTCGGTTGCCTTCCTTTTACGGAAATGGATGTGAGAAACCTGTTGCAGTCTTTCAGAAATGTTGAAAGAGACAATGATGCCATTGATCTAATTGCTATGTGCAAGAGATTAAAAGATGAAAATCCAAATTTCAAGTATGAATTCAAGATAGACAGTAATAACAGGCTGGAGCACATTGCATGGTCTTACAGCTCATCTGTTCAATCGTACGAGTCATTTGGAGATGCTGTGGTTTTTGACACCACACACCGAGTAGACGCCTATGACATGCTGTTGGGAATCTGGCTTGGAGTGGACAATCATGGGATGACTTGTTTCTTTGGTTGCACACTTCTACGGGATGAAAATATGCAGTCTTTTTCATGGGCTTTAAAG GCTTTCATGGGCTTCATGAAAGGAAAATCTCCGCAAACAATATTAACTGATCATAACATGTGGCTGAAAGAAGCTATTGCTGTTGAAATGCCAGAAACAAAACATGCCTTTTGTATATGGCATATTCTTTCTAAGTTGTCTGACTGGTTTTCTGTTCTACTTGGATCTCATTATGACGAGTGGAAAGCTGACTTCCTCCAGCTCTACAATTTGGAACTGATGGAAGATTTCGAAGAAGGGTGGAGGCAAATGATTGATAAATATCGACTCCACACGAACAAACATATTATTAGCCTACATTCATTAAGGATGTTTTGGGCTCTACCATTCTTGAGGCGTTACTTTTTTGCAGGATTGACCAGCACAAGTCAATCCGAGTCCATTAATGCTTTCATCCAACGGTTCTTGAGCGCTCAATCTCAATTGGACCACTTTGTTGAGCAA GTGGCAGATATTGTTGATTTTAACGACCGGGTTGGATTGAAGCAAAAAATGCAACGGAAAGCGCAGAAAGTGTGCCTCAAAACAGGCTCGCCTGTCGAATCTCATGCTGCCACTGTCCTTACACCTTATGCCTTAAGTAAACTCCAGGATGAGCTAGTTTTGGCGCCGCAGTATGCATCCTTTCTGGTGGATGAAGGTTGCTTCCAGGTCAGACATCACACTCAGACAGACGGAGGCTGCAAAGTATTTTGGGTTCCTTGTCAAGCGCACATTACCTGCAGCTGCCACCTGTTCGAGTTTTCAGGAACCTTATGCAGACATGTTCTACGTGTCATGTCGACCAATAACTGTTTTCACATCCCCGACCAATACCTACCCACCCGTTGGAGAGGTGGTGGTTTGTCTTCTGTCAACCAGTTTCGGGGCGTAACAACAAGGGATCAGCCTGAAAGGATGCAATTTTTGGAATCCATGGTTTCAACGCTTATAATGGAATCCATTGAAACAGAGGAACGCCTTGATGTTGCTTGCGAGCAAATGTCTGTGGCGCTGTCACGTATCAAAGCCCTTCCAAGGCCGCCGGCACATGGGGTGAATGACATCACATATAGTTATTCGTCGGATTCATTGATCCTACCAGAGGTAGAAGATACTGATGGAATAATTCATGGTTTTGCAAACCCCCACGATAGTATTGCCTTAGGAAAGCTAAAGGAGAGAAGGGCGAGGGATGTCGTTGATGTCACGAGGAAGCGTAGGCAGTTTCCGGGGCCGTTGTGTGGGCAATATGTGCATGATCCTTCCGATTGCTCAATAATGGCAGGTGATAATCTAGGTGGAGATGGATTAGGGTATTTGTAG
- the LOC107483496 gene encoding protein FAR1-RELATED SEQUENCE 11 isoform X1 — MSEGTSLVLESSENCTDLSQDEIGTIEETPEETILSRQTSVNLVPFIGQRFVSQEAAYEFYCSFAKQCGFSIRRHRTRGKDGVGRGVTRRDFTCHRGGYPQVKPSDDGKMQRNRKSSRCGCQAYLRIVKKSDFDVPEWRVTGFSNVHNHELLKSNEVRLLPAYCTISPDDKSRICMFAKAGMSVRQMLRLMELEKGIKVGCLPFTEMDVRNLLQSFRNVERDNDAIDLIAMCKRLKDENPNFKYEFKIDSNNRLEHIAWSYSSSVQSYESFGDAVVFDTTHRVDAYDMLLGIWLGVDNHGMTCFFGCTLLRDENMQSFSWALKAFMGFMKGKSPQTILTDHNMWLKEAIAVEMPETKHAFCIWHILSKLSDWFSVLLGSHYDEWKADFLQLYNLELMEDFEEGWRQMIDKYRLHTNKHIISLHSLRMFWALPFLRRYFFAGLTSTSQSESINAFIQRFLSAQSQLDHFVEQVCDVADIVDFNDRVGLKQKMQRKAQKVCLKTGSPVESHAATVLTPYALSKLQDELVLAPQYASFLVDEGCFQVRHHTQTDGGCKVFWVPCQAHITCSCHLFEFSGTLCRHVLRVMSTNNCFHIPDQYLPTRWRGGGLSSVNQFRGVTTRDQPERMQFLESMVSTLIMESIETEERLDVACEQMSVALSRIKALPRPPAHGVNDITYSYSSDSLILPEVEDTDGIIHGFANPHDSIALGKLKERRARDVVDVTRKRRQFPGPLCGQYVHDPSDCSIMAGDNLGGDGLGYL, encoded by the exons ATGTCAGAAGGAACCAGTCTGGTGCTGGAATCGTCCGAGAATTGCACAGATTTGTCTCAGGATGAGATTGGCACGATTGAGGAAACACCAGAGGAAACAATTTTATCAAGACAGACTTCTGTCAACCTTGTTCCTTTTATTGGTCAGAGATTTGTTTCTCAAGAAGCTGCTTATGAATTCTATTGCAGTTTTGCTAAGCAGTGTGGCTTTTCTATTCGGCGACACCGCACTCGAGGGAAGGACGGTGTTGGTCGCGGAGTCACAAGGAGGGATTTTACTTGCCATCGTGGTGGATACCCCCAGGTCAAACCTTCTGATGATGGGAAGATGCAAAGGAACCGCAAATCATCTCGTTGTGGTTGCCAAGCATACTTGCGTATTGTTAAAAAGTCGGATTTTGATGTCCCTGAGTGGCGTGTTACTGGCTTTAGCAATGTCCACAATCACGAGTTGTTAAAATCTAATGAGGTGCGGCTTCTTCCGGCATACTGCACAATATCTCCTGATGACAAGAGCCGCATATGCATGTTTGCTAAAGCAGGGATGTCAGTGAGGCAAATGTTAAGATTGATGGAACTAGAGAAAGGCATCAAAGTCGGTTGCCTTCCTTTTACGGAAATGGATGTGAGAAACCTGTTGCAGTCTTTCAGAAATGTTGAAAGAGACAATGATGCCATTGATCTAATTGCTATGTGCAAGAGATTAAAAGATGAAAATCCAAATTTCAAGTATGAATTCAAGATAGACAGTAATAACAGGCTGGAGCACATTGCATGGTCTTACAGCTCATCTGTTCAATCGTACGAGTCATTTGGAGATGCTGTGGTTTTTGACACCACACACCGAGTAGACGCCTATGACATGCTGTTGGGAATCTGGCTTGGAGTGGACAATCATGGGATGACTTGTTTCTTTGGTTGCACACTTCTACGGGATGAAAATATGCAGTCTTTTTCATGGGCTTTAAAG GCTTTCATGGGCTTCATGAAAGGAAAATCTCCGCAAACAATATTAACTGATCATAACATGTGGCTGAAAGAAGCTATTGCTGTTGAAATGCCAGAAACAAAACATGCCTTTTGTATATGGCATATTCTTTCTAAGTTGTCTGACTGGTTTTCTGTTCTACTTGGATCTCATTATGACGAGTGGAAAGCTGACTTCCTCCAGCTCTACAATTTGGAACTGATGGAAGATTTCGAAGAAGGGTGGAGGCAAATGATTGATAAATATCGACTCCACACGAACAAACATATTATTAGCCTACATTCATTAAGGATGTTTTGGGCTCTACCATTCTTGAGGCGTTACTTTTTTGCAGGATTGACCAGCACAAGTCAATCCGAGTCCATTAATGCTTTCATCCAACGGTTCTTGAGCGCTCAATCTCAATTGGACCACTTTGTTGAGCAAGTCTGTGAT GTGGCAGATATTGTTGATTTTAACGACCGGGTTGGATTGAAGCAAAAAATGCAACGGAAAGCGCAGAAAGTGTGCCTCAAAACAGGCTCGCCTGTCGAATCTCATGCTGCCACTGTCCTTACACCTTATGCCTTAAGTAAACTCCAGGATGAGCTAGTTTTGGCGCCGCAGTATGCATCCTTTCTGGTGGATGAAGGTTGCTTCCAGGTCAGACATCACACTCAGACAGACGGAGGCTGCAAAGTATTTTGGGTTCCTTGTCAAGCGCACATTACCTGCAGCTGCCACCTGTTCGAGTTTTCAGGAACCTTATGCAGACATGTTCTACGTGTCATGTCGACCAATAACTGTTTTCACATCCCCGACCAATACCTACCCACCCGTTGGAGAGGTGGTGGTTTGTCTTCTGTCAACCAGTTTCGGGGCGTAACAACAAGGGATCAGCCTGAAAGGATGCAATTTTTGGAATCCATGGTTTCAACGCTTATAATGGAATCCATTGAAACAGAGGAACGCCTTGATGTTGCTTGCGAGCAAATGTCTGTGGCGCTGTCACGTATCAAAGCCCTTCCAAGGCCGCCGGCACATGGGGTGAATGACATCACATATAGTTATTCGTCGGATTCATTGATCCTACCAGAGGTAGAAGATACTGATGGAATAATTCATGGTTTTGCAAACCCCCACGATAGTATTGCCTTAGGAAAGCTAAAGGAGAGAAGGGCGAGGGATGTCGTTGATGTCACGAGGAAGCGTAGGCAGTTTCCGGGGCCGTTGTGTGGGCAATATGTGCATGATCCTTCCGATTGCTCAATAATGGCAGGTGATAATCTAGGTGGAGATGGATTAGGGTATTTGTAG
- the LOC107483486 gene encoding protein MODIFYING WALL LIGNIN-1 isoform X2 has product MARRMAVTHADLEPRRSRTDLSSKTGAFLMVLTILLGLLCFILCLIAEATRSQVTWMNPEEKGKDGKSECVYSGSGKVPLLCATSAFVGLAIAMLMEHTYMLIAVTKSSPALLTWDPDSASAKSLTWQAAFFFLTTWLCFAVSEILLLAGLSVESGHLNKWSKARTDCYTVREGIFSAAGVFALTTVFLEAGLYLTALRAQRLCEEIANVRREVLEASAFYSSPPQSPHQRHLAAVPRENPTSIRDSAQTQGHQLLLSVFPTPFNKTYNIL; this is encoded by the exons ATGGCAAGGAGAATGGCAGTGACACATGCAGACCTTGAACCAAGAAGAAGCAGAACAGATTTGAGTAGCAAAACTGGTGCATTTCTTATGGTTCTCACAATCTTATTAGGCCTCTTGTGTTTCATCTTGTGTCTCATTGCAGAAGCCACACGTTCTCAG GTGACATGGATGAACCCAGAAGAGAAAGGAAAGGATGGGAAATCTGAATGTGTGTATAGTGGGAGTGGGAAAGTGCCATTGTTATGTGCAACTAGTGCTTTTGTTGGACTAGCAATAGCCATGTTAATGGAGCACACATACATGTTAATAGCAGTAACAAAATCATCACCTGCTTTGCTTACATGGGATCCTGATTCTGCTTCTGCTAAGTCCCTTACATGGCAAGCTGCATTTTTCTTCCTAACAACTTG GCTTTGTTTTGCAGTAAGTGAAATTCTGTTACTAGCAGGACTAAGTGTAGAATCAGGGCACCTAAATAAATGGTCAAAGGCAAGAACGGATTGTTATACGGTTAGAGAAGGCATTTTTTCTGCTGCTGGTGTTTTTGCATTAACCACAGTGTTCCTTGAAGCTGGTTTATATTTAACAGCACTTAGAGCACAAAGATTGTGTGAGGAGATAGCAAATGTTAGAAGAGAGGTTCTTGAGGCCTCTGCATTCTACTCTTCTCCGCCGCAGTCGCCGCACCAACGACACTTGGCCGCGGTTCCCCGAGAGAATCCCACATCAATTAGAGATAGTGCTCAGACTCAGGGTCATCAATTGTTACTTTCTGTGTTTCCTACTCCCTTCAACAAAACCTATAATATTCTCTAA
- the LOC107483486 gene encoding protein MODIFYING WALL LIGNIN-2 isoform X1 produces the protein MARRMAVTHADLEPRRSRTDLSSKTGAFLMVLTILLGLLCFILCLIAEATRSQVTWMNPEEKGKDGKSECVYSGSGKVPLLCATSAFVGLAIAMLMEHTYMLIAVTKSSPALLTWDPDSASAKSLTWLCFAVSEILLLAGLSVESGHLNKWSKARTDCYTVREGIFSAAGVFALTTVFLEAGLYLTALRAQRLCEEIANVRREVLEASAFYSSPPQSPHQRHLAAVPRENPTSIRDSAQTQGHQLLLSVFPTPFNKTYNIL, from the exons ATGGCAAGGAGAATGGCAGTGACACATGCAGACCTTGAACCAAGAAGAAGCAGAACAGATTTGAGTAGCAAAACTGGTGCATTTCTTATGGTTCTCACAATCTTATTAGGCCTCTTGTGTTTCATCTTGTGTCTCATTGCAGAAGCCACACGTTCTCAG GTGACATGGATGAACCCAGAAGAGAAAGGAAAGGATGGGAAATCTGAATGTGTGTATAGTGGGAGTGGGAAAGTGCCATTGTTATGTGCAACTAGTGCTTTTGTTGGACTAGCAATAGCCATGTTAATGGAGCACACATACATGTTAATAGCAGTAACAAAATCATCACCTGCTTTGCTTACATGGGATCCTGATTCTGCTTCTGCTAAGTCCCTTACATG GCTTTGTTTTGCAGTAAGTGAAATTCTGTTACTAGCAGGACTAAGTGTAGAATCAGGGCACCTAAATAAATGGTCAAAGGCAAGAACGGATTGTTATACGGTTAGAGAAGGCATTTTTTCTGCTGCTGGTGTTTTTGCATTAACCACAGTGTTCCTTGAAGCTGGTTTATATTTAACAGCACTTAGAGCACAAAGATTGTGTGAGGAGATAGCAAATGTTAGAAGAGAGGTTCTTGAGGCCTCTGCATTCTACTCTTCTCCGCCGCAGTCGCCGCACCAACGACACTTGGCCGCGGTTCCCCGAGAGAATCCCACATCAATTAGAGATAGTGCTCAGACTCAGGGTCATCAATTGTTACTTTCTGTGTTTCCTACTCCCTTCAACAAAACCTATAATATTCTCTAA